A single window of Buteo buteo chromosome 15, bButBut1.hap1.1, whole genome shotgun sequence DNA harbors:
- the CALHM4 gene encoding calcium homeostasis modulator protein 4, with protein MTFLPKWLTFLKGKEVVVANAIIAILTIGGQQLFSFFTFSCPCHVGQNLIYGLAFLGVPALILLLVGYALNNQTWRLVTGKISPLQEGTTPNRLLQCKLTCFVLCSITGRALVAPVTWLAVTLINGSYYVCAMSEYVSVHYYGANPNVTASERRRILAEFPCSQLVPLELTRARDEVILLLRYQSQVAGWLLIAVVVITVFLSYCLASCFSPLSFLHFRYWSSYVHNEQQLFDEATDQHSRLYAMQHVKKFFGFVPGSENVKEIRIPSLREWQAISGLAFLKRVDEEHYDYSLLHDWALRESENRKYLKIDEDPVIRTQL; from the exons ATGACTTTCCTTCCAAAGTGGTTAACTTTTCTAAAAGGCAAAGAGGTTGTTGTTGCTAATGCTATAATTGCAATATTGACAATTGGTGGGCAgcaacttttctccttttttacaTTCAGCTGTCCCTGTCATGTTGGGCAGAACCTTATCTATGGGCTGGCTTTCCTAGGAGTTCCTGCACTGATCCTTCTGCTTGTTGGTTATGCCCTGAATAACCAGACTTGGAGGCTGGTCACAGGCAAAATTTCTCCTCTTCAGGAAGGGACTACGCCAAACCGGTTACTGCAATGCAAACTGACCTGCTTTGTCTTGTGCAGTATCACCGGGAGAGCTCTGGTTGCTCCAGTAACATGGCTAGCGGTCACCCTGATAAATGGCTCATATTATGTCTGTGCTATGAGCGAGTATGTCTCTGTGCATTATTATGGAGCTAATCCTAATGTTACTGCTAGTGAACGCAGAAGGATATTGGCTGAATTTCCATGCAGTCAGTTAGTTCCTCTGGAGCTGACCCGGGCGAGAGATGAAGTGATTCTCCTACTCCGATACCAGTCACAA GTGGCTGGCTGGCTTCTGATTGCTGTGGTAGTCATCACTGTCTTCCTGTCTTACTGCCTGGCAAGCTGTTTCTCCCCACTCAGCTTTCTACATTTCAGATACTGGAGCAGCTATGTCCATAATGAGCAGCAGCTCTTTGATGAAGCAACAGACCAGCACTCCAGGCTCTATGCTATGCAGCACGTAAAGAAGTTCTTTGGCTTTGTCCCAGGGAGtgaaaatgtaaaggaaatCCGTATCCCATCTCTCAGAGAGTGGCAAGCCATTTCTGGACTGGCCTTTCTAAAACGGGTGGATGAGGAGCACTATGACTACAGCCTCCTCCATGACTGGGCACTCAGGGAGTCTGAGAATAGAAAATACCTGAAGATTGATGAAGACCCCGTGATCAGAACCCAGCTCTGA